A window from Leptospira meyeri encodes these proteins:
- a CDS encoding efflux RND transporter permease subunit, with translation MNPLEEIRKGFAGRLAETFLHSRLTPVIAIASLVLGVFAVYLTPKEEEPQISVPMIDIQIPSPGFSPEETERKVTEVIERAVWGLEGVEYVYSTSKWHGSYITVRFKVGEPIEPSLVKIHHKLMELKNSLPKNALSPMVKSYSIDDVPFLALSFSSGTLDDYSLRQLVAPLARELSSTPDLASVQMLGGLKKVVRVKIDPSLLNRYGVTAIEVAESLKQNDALIPAGKNWSSDSVFDMEVGGVLKKISDVKRLPVAQRGGRVVRIQDLANVEEGPEERTRSSALYDKSLGEGKRNAVTIVFAKRKGTNVVNLSKDLLERANLFQKDLPKEIRLSVIRDYGSTAEDKSHELIEHLLIATISVTILIALWMGWRSALVVAIAIPVTLALTLAIYYFLGYTLNRVTLFALIFSIGILVDDAIVVVENIERHLEENPKLGIIRATLVAVSEVGNPTILATFTVIAAILPMAFVRGLMGPYMKPIPVGASLAMILSLIVAFVITPWASVRLLKENHSHVENGSSEHKISKLDQIYIRFMNWLLGFKKNAAVFGAVTIGLLLLSMAFVGFKWVKVKMLPFDNKEEFQVLLDYKSETTLRESMSHSEELTKILLKNPNVEKIQIFAGEAAPFSFSGMVKHSFLRNLDSMNDLQVILKNKNERKESSHEVIEVLRSDIQKFGERYGAVTKVLEIPPGPPVMATMVAEVYGPTALERKRVTEEIYKVFKEEPSVVDLDTSLRNGRPKLVYPIDFEKSGLFGIKTSALAYTGSILFSESPLVSLATAEEPEEVSVNLSVVQSARGSKNPFQNQNIMSMESGVVSSERVLGNVYQEEDRALFRKNLKPVNYVMSELSGAEEAPVYGMLKLAPKIKYETQTADVPWNTTKPVIKWDGEWFITYEVFRDLGGAFAVVILLIYVLVLGWFKSYTVPLVIMAPIPISLIGILPGHWAMGAYFTATSMIGFIAGAGIIVRNSIILVDFIEGEIKKGVELKEAVVHAGVVRFRPMLLTASAVVVGSFVMLFDPIFQGLAISLMFGEIAATVLSRFAVPVMYYWLIGKSRQGVIKHG, from the coding sequence ATGAATCCATTGGAAGAAATTAGAAAAGGGTTTGCAGGTCGGCTTGCTGAAACTTTTTTGCATTCACGCCTTACGCCAGTGATAGCGATTGCAAGTTTGGTTTTGGGGGTTTTCGCAGTTTACCTAACACCAAAAGAAGAAGAACCACAAATTTCGGTTCCGATGATAGATATCCAAATTCCTTCTCCAGGGTTTTCTCCAGAAGAAACAGAGCGGAAAGTTACTGAGGTTATCGAACGTGCTGTTTGGGGGTTGGAGGGTGTCGAATACGTTTATTCAACAAGTAAATGGCATGGAAGTTATATCACCGTTCGATTTAAAGTGGGAGAACCCATTGAACCTTCACTTGTGAAGATTCACCATAAGTTGATGGAATTAAAGAATTCACTTCCTAAAAATGCACTGAGCCCAATGGTCAAATCCTATTCCATTGATGACGTTCCATTTTTAGCATTGAGTTTTAGTTCAGGCACTTTGGATGATTATTCACTTCGCCAACTTGTGGCTCCTCTTGCTCGTGAACTTTCTTCTACCCCTGATTTAGCCTCTGTACAAATGTTAGGTGGATTAAAAAAAGTCGTTCGTGTGAAAATAGACCCCAGTCTTCTTAATCGTTACGGGGTCACTGCGATTGAAGTAGCAGAAAGTTTAAAACAAAATGATGCTTTGATCCCTGCTGGAAAAAATTGGTCTTCAGATTCCGTTTTTGACATGGAAGTCGGCGGAGTATTAAAGAAAATTTCAGATGTCAAAAGACTCCCTGTTGCTCAGAGGGGAGGTCGTGTGGTCCGGATCCAGGACCTAGCCAATGTAGAAGAAGGGCCTGAAGAGAGAACGAGATCTTCCGCATTGTATGATAAATCTTTGGGAGAAGGAAAACGAAATGCTGTCACGATTGTTTTTGCTAAAAGAAAAGGTACGAATGTTGTTAATTTATCAAAGGATTTGTTAGAAAGGGCAAATCTCTTTCAAAAAGATTTACCAAAAGAAATTCGTTTGAGTGTGATCCGTGATTATGGAAGTACAGCGGAAGATAAATCGCATGAACTCATTGAACACCTTTTAATCGCTACCATTTCTGTTACGATTCTCATTGCGCTCTGGATGGGATGGAGATCTGCTCTTGTCGTTGCCATAGCGATCCCAGTGACACTAGCACTCACCTTGGCCATTTATTATTTCCTCGGATACACACTCAACCGTGTGACTTTATTTGCTCTAATATTTTCCATTGGGATTCTTGTGGATGATGCCATAGTTGTTGTGGAAAATATAGAAAGGCATTTGGAAGAAAATCCAAAGTTGGGAATCATTCGAGCAACACTGGTTGCCGTCTCAGAAGTAGGGAATCCTACCATCCTTGCAACATTTACAGTGATAGCTGCCATTTTGCCTATGGCATTTGTTCGAGGGCTTATGGGTCCTTACATGAAACCAATTCCCGTGGGAGCAAGTCTTGCGATGATTTTATCTTTGATTGTTGCTTTTGTCATCACTCCTTGGGCATCTGTGAGGTTACTAAAAGAAAATCATTCTCATGTGGAAAATGGATCCAGCGAACATAAAATATCCAAACTCGACCAAATTTATATCCGTTTTATGAATTGGTTGTTAGGATTCAAAAAGAATGCAGCTGTATTTGGCGCTGTCACCATTGGATTGTTACTTCTTTCGATGGCTTTTGTTGGGTTTAAGTGGGTAAAAGTAAAGATGTTGCCCTTCGATAACAAAGAAGAGTTTCAGGTATTGTTAGATTATAAATCAGAAACAACACTTAGAGAAAGTATGAGTCATTCAGAAGAATTAACTAAAATTCTTTTGAAAAATCCCAATGTAGAAAAAATTCAAATTTTTGCAGGAGAAGCTGCTCCGTTTTCTTTTTCTGGAATGGTGAAACATTCCTTTCTTCGTAACCTCGATTCGATGAATGATTTGCAGGTGATTTTAAAGAACAAAAATGAACGTAAAGAATCAAGCCATGAGGTCATCGAAGTTTTAAGATCCGATATACAAAAGTTTGGTGAACGTTACGGTGCAGTGACTAAAGTTTTGGAAATCCCTCCAGGGCCACCGGTGATGGCAACAATGGTAGCTGAAGTCTATGGACCTACTGCTTTGGAGCGAAAACGTGTGACAGAAGAAATATACAAAGTTTTCAAAGAAGAACCAAGCGTTGTGGATTTGGATACCTCTCTTCGAAATGGTCGCCCAAAATTAGTCTATCCGATTGATTTCGAAAAGTCTGGACTATTTGGAATCAAAACCTCTGCCTTAGCTTATACTGGTTCCATTCTTTTTTCTGAATCACCTCTGGTCAGTTTGGCGACAGCGGAAGAGCCGGAAGAAGTATCAGTAAACCTCTCCGTGGTTCAGAGCGCACGCGGATCAAAAAATCCATTTCAAAACCAAAATATTATGTCTATGGAATCCGGAGTTGTTTCCTCGGAAAGAGTTTTGGGAAATGTGTATCAGGAAGAAGATAGGGCACTCTTTCGTAAGAATCTAAAGCCGGTTAACTATGTGATGAGCGAACTTTCAGGTGCAGAAGAAGCTCCCGTTTATGGGATGTTAAAACTTGCTCCTAAAATCAAATATGAAACACAAACCGCTGATGTACCTTGGAATACAACAAAACCTGTGATCAAATGGGACGGCGAATGGTTTATCACCTATGAGGTGTTCCGTGATCTTGGTGGTGCTTTTGCTGTTGTGATTTTACTCATTTACGTTTTGGTTCTTGGGTGGTTCAAAAGTTACACTGTCCCCCTTGTGATTATGGCACCGATTCCTATCTCTCTTATTGGAATTTTACCAGGTCACTGGGCAATGGGTGCTTATTTTACGGCAACGTCTATGATTGGATTTATTGCGGGAGCTGGGATCATTGTTCGAAACTCCATTATTCTCGTCGATTTTATCGAAGGTGAAATCAAAAAAGGTGTAGAACTTAAAGAAGCTGTTGTCCATGCAGGTGTAGTTCGTTTTCGACCGATGTTACTGACTGCCTCAGCTGTGGTGGTTGGATCCTTTGTCATGTTGTTTGATCCAATTTTTCAGGGTCTTGCCATCTCACTTATGTTTGGTGAAATTGCGGCCACAGTTCTCAGTCGATTTGCGGTTCCTGTCATGTATTATTGGTTGATTGGGAAATCAAGGCAAGGTGTGATCAAACACGGTTAG
- a CDS encoding TolC family protein translates to MKSIISFLLLVGPMALSAEAVGFNDLWKRIEENSSARKSKYLEWKAGEIAKDRSDKHWLPRVYTDLRTFQTNDPTLNFMGKLSQRSATDSDFSTASTRYRPGNFLDSNNQPYSTLNSDTMNLFAKDTLNYPGSHTYSRGTLGMDLPLYEGGSGKTLAAMNEKRTTGLKFEWLAIRDREFAQSGFYYRAIQSLNEYKRRLEQIKKIESRFQSNYSLGNKGNPVGYAGYLALKSIKNQIAVLEKQSDLQINDYKETLYVLSDLPPSEIETVETDLNVFLDTYFKRPTGYERSNQMNAQIKYAEGERLKADMETAKFLPKVGAYSEAYGYHGSRNTANAYQAGVYLQMNLYNPKDMGVVEESKLNAEAALKKIEEKTKEEEAHVKSLFQKELSLKESLELVKETVKFQDEQIINMQRLFQSGAINAIQFAETLNKSLELARVLMETEIAVLQVRTETSLFSNKEGSNESIGRN, encoded by the coding sequence ATGAAATCGATCATTAGCTTTTTGCTTTTGGTAGGTCCGATGGCTCTCTCTGCAGAGGCCGTCGGGTTTAATGATTTGTGGAAGCGAATCGAAGAAAATTCTTCGGCCAGAAAATCCAAATATTTGGAATGGAAGGCAGGGGAAATTGCCAAGGATAGATCCGATAAACATTGGTTACCTCGAGTTTATACCGATTTGCGTACTTTCCAAACTAACGATCCCACTTTAAATTTTATGGGAAAACTTAGCCAACGAAGTGCGACAGATTCAGATTTTTCTACAGCCTCTACCAGATATAGACCTGGAAATTTCTTGGATTCGAATAACCAACCTTATTCGACATTAAACTCGGACACAATGAATCTTTTTGCAAAAGATACACTCAATTATCCAGGAAGTCATACTTATTCTCGTGGAACTCTCGGAATGGACTTACCTCTGTATGAAGGTGGATCAGGGAAAACTCTAGCTGCAATGAATGAAAAGCGTACTACAGGTCTTAAGTTTGAGTGGCTTGCTATCCGCGACAGAGAGTTTGCACAATCAGGGTTTTATTATAGAGCCATTCAATCTTTGAATGAATACAAACGAAGATTGGAACAAATCAAAAAAATTGAATCAAGGTTTCAATCCAACTATTCACTCGGTAACAAAGGGAATCCAGTTGGGTATGCAGGTTATCTTGCATTAAAGTCGATCAAAAATCAAATCGCAGTTTTAGAAAAACAATCTGATCTACAAATCAATGATTACAAAGAAACCTTATATGTTCTTTCTGATCTCCCTCCCTCTGAAATTGAGACCGTCGAAACTGATTTGAATGTGTTTTTAGATACATATTTCAAACGCCCTACTGGTTACGAACGATCCAACCAAATGAATGCACAAATTAAATATGCAGAGGGTGAAAGACTCAAAGCCGATATGGAAACGGCAAAGTTTTTACCTAAAGTCGGAGCCTATTCGGAAGCCTATGGATACCATGGAAGTCGAAATACTGCCAATGCCTACCAAGCAGGAGTATATCTGCAAATGAATCTATACAATCCTAAAGATATGGGTGTCGTAGAAGAATCCAAACTCAATGCAGAGGCAGCATTAAAAAAAATTGAAGAAAAAACCAAAGAAGAAGAAGCACATGTAAAATCTCTTTTTCAAAAAGAATTATCACTCAAAGAGAGTTTAGAGTTGGTAAAAGAAACTGTAAAATTCCAAGACGAACAAATTATAAATATGCAAAGACTCTTTCAAAGTGGAGCCATAAACGCCATTCAGTTTGCGGAAACATTGAATAAGTCTTTAGAATTGGCTCGTGTATTAATGGAAACCGAAATCGCAGTTTTACAAGTAAGAACAGAGACATCATTATTTTCAAATAAGGAAGGATCAAATGAATCCATTGGAAGAAATTAG
- a CDS encoding YgaP-like transmembrane domain, whose product MFLASTKTWYLERVVYFIAGLFSLVGVSLGTFVSPWWYLLNLLVGVNLVVFSTVGFCPMAILLNKLGFEPKVRD is encoded by the coding sequence ATGTTTCTGGCTTCAACAAAAACTTGGTATTTGGAACGAGTGGTGTATTTCATCGCTGGGTTATTCAGTTTAGTGGGAGTATCACTCGGAACCTTTGTTTCGCCTTGGTGGTATTTATTGAATCTGCTTGTGGGTGTAAACTTGGTTGTTTTTTCAACCGTTGGTTTTTGTCCAATGGCAATTCTTTTAAACAAACTTGGTTTTGAACCGAAGGTTAGGGACTAA
- a CDS encoding metal-sensitive transcriptional regulator, with protein MSLSENQTKLIHRINRIQGQLEAIKNTITTEEKDCEKAILLLKAAHQAMKKFGEAYIHEYMDTCFKEKKSVQNIETDVKKAITAAFSL; from the coding sequence ATGAGCCTTTCGGAAAACCAAACCAAACTGATCCATCGTATCAATCGAATCCAGGGACAGCTGGAAGCAATCAAGAATACCATCACGACGGAAGAAAAAGATTGCGAAAAAGCAATTTTACTTTTAAAAGCCGCCCACCAAGCCATGAAAAAATTTGGCGAGGCTTACATCCACGAATACATGGATACCTGCTTTAAAGAGAAAAAATCCGTTCAGAATATCGAAACAGATGTAAAAAAAGCCATTACAGCCGCATTCTCTCTCTAA
- a CDS encoding SAM-dependent methyltransferase: protein MTPFPFSKSPASVLPQSSPFYLSNFGFWDGEISYETAGLRFVSEFAERCQLKEKTKILEVGSGLGGSLVYFAKKYNPKKLSAINLPGEQSDFAKQLFTENKVAISPFLEGSWEEIKTLDASSYHYVFSLDASYHFKNLNEFYRESYRVLKPGGRLVFTHFQITEKKMKPFWWLYLPFLIPKGNLKLLEETAQELKSIGFEKIKEEDWTKPVLYGFIKYSEKLPTSLKTFGFLLNWFIKHLCLRYHYYVFEK, encoded by the coding sequence ATGACACCCTTCCCTTTCTCAAAATCACCCGCCTCCGTTCTTCCCCAGTCGTCCCCCTTTTATCTTTCCAATTTCGGGTTTTGGGATGGAGAAATTTCTTATGAAACAGCAGGACTTCGGTTTGTATCTGAGTTTGCCGAACGTTGTCAGTTAAAAGAAAAAACGAAAATTTTAGAAGTTGGTTCGGGACTTGGTGGGAGTTTGGTTTACTTTGCAAAAAAGTACAATCCAAAAAAATTATCTGCCATCAATTTACCTGGAGAACAATCCGATTTCGCAAAACAACTGTTTACTGAAAATAAGGTAGCTATTTCTCCTTTTTTAGAAGGGAGTTGGGAAGAAATAAAAACATTGGATGCCTCCAGCTATCATTATGTTTTTTCTTTAGATGCCTCCTATCATTTTAAAAACTTAAATGAGTTCTATCGTGAAAGTTATCGAGTTTTAAAACCAGGAGGAAGACTTGTATTCACACACTTTCAAATTACAGAAAAAAAAATGAAACCCTTTTGGTGGTTGTATCTTCCCTTTCTCATTCCCAAAGGGAATTTAAAGTTATTAGAAGAAACCGCTCAGGAATTAAAATCAATTGGGTTCGAAAAAATAAAAGAAGAGGATTGGACAAAACCCGTTCTATATGGGTTTATTAAATATTCAGAAAAATTGCCCACATCTCTAAAAACTTTTGGTTTCCTTTTAAATTGGTTTATCAAACATTTATGTCTTAGATACCATTACTACGTTTTTGAAAAATAA
- a CDS encoding NAD(P)-binding protein, with product MIAVVGSGIAGLTAAWAIGKFKDVTLFEKHPEIGMAAFGAKQVIDGGEVEFDIPFRTIKRDYYPTLFQVYEKAGIKTRPVDYSFRVESNGDSVFGFRSHQIFGIPFGIPTVDSFVSWKGRRIFSDLLKFYANAKDDWKRESSNISILDFLVKYGYSNEFIYEFLLPTFALVNTCKTETVGAYPAETIIGYHSRGYSYTPQETASLGTRDIVNRLTKNLENVTLNADIQKIYKKDGKAIIQFTDQEKTFDHVILSTQANQGKDLLGFGFELEKEILGEFRYESSDVVLHTDESYFLNPSVSLVFKIRDGYDKPEVTLDLGRIIPELKGKKIFQTWNPHKLPKDGDILKIAKFERPIMDDRTAKAIQRITALHSEPDRNLWLCGSYSLYGIPLLEAGAKSSLLIASQLLNQNIDDLIQH from the coding sequence GTGATTGCAGTTGTTGGTTCTGGGATTGCAGGACTGACTGCCGCTTGGGCCATAGGTAAATTTAAAGATGTGACTTTATTTGAAAAACATCCTGAGATTGGTATGGCAGCATTTGGCGCTAAACAAGTGATTGATGGAGGAGAGGTTGAGTTTGATATCCCTTTCAGAACGATCAAACGCGACTATTACCCAACTCTATTTCAAGTTTACGAAAAAGCAGGAATAAAAACAAGACCAGTTGATTATTCCTTCCGAGTTGAATCCAATGGCGATTCTGTCTTTGGATTTCGATCCCATCAAATTTTTGGTATTCCATTTGGAATTCCGACGGTTGACTCATTTGTTTCATGGAAGGGACGCAGAATTTTTTCCGACTTATTAAAGTTTTATGCTAATGCAAAAGATGATTGGAAACGAGAAAGTAGCAATATTTCAATTTTAGATTTTCTTGTCAAATATGGTTATTCTAACGAATTTATCTATGAATTTTTACTCCCAACCTTTGCACTTGTGAATACTTGTAAAACTGAAACTGTGGGTGCTTATCCAGCAGAAACAATTATAGGATATCACTCTCGAGGATATTCTTATACACCACAAGAAACGGCAAGTTTGGGAACAAGGGATATCGTAAATCGCCTTACGAAAAATTTAGAAAACGTGACCTTGAATGCCGACATCCAAAAGATTTATAAAAAAGATGGTAAAGCAATCATACAGTTTACCGATCAAGAAAAAACATTTGATCACGTGATCCTTTCTACACAAGCAAACCAAGGAAAAGATCTACTTGGCTTTGGATTTGAGTTAGAAAAAGAGATTCTAGGTGAATTTCGTTATGAATCTAGTGATGTTGTTTTACATACTGACGAGTCGTATTTTTTAAATCCATCTGTCTCTTTGGTGTTTAAGATTAGAGATGGTTATGATAAACCAGAAGTCACTTTGGACTTAGGTAGAATTATCCCCGAGCTTAAAGGTAAAAAAATATTCCAAACATGGAATCCTCACAAACTTCCTAAGGACGGAGATATATTGAAGATTGCGAAGTTTGAAAGACCAATCATGGATGACCGAACAGCAAAGGCCATTCAAAGGATCACAGCTTTACATTCTGAACCGGACCGTAATCTTTGGTTGTGTGGGTCTTATTCTCTTTATGGAATTCCTCTTTTAGAGGCAGGTGCAAAATCTTCTTTACTCATCGCATCCCAGTTGCTCAATCAAAACATAGATGACTTGATTCAACATTGA
- a CDS encoding succinate CoA transferase codes for MAVTNSLIEEKLKTAEEVAALLPQHVTLGCSGFTPAGYPKLIPVAFAKRIEEEKLKGKDFSINLYAGASTGEELDGALARTGALKLRIPYQSNSHLRNLINQGETDFIDMHLSHVVKYIEHGILPKIDVAIVEAIDVTVDGKIYLSTSSGMSATYIRNAESIYVELTDTHPLELKGYHDIYLPNHHDKGLPINILTPGDRIGLPYIQVSPDKIKGIVRSSKPDAATVFKTPDEDCQNIAAHVLSFIQHEIKMGRIPKEYLPFQNGVGNIANAVLASMAKDPNFHSIQMYTEVVQDSVFDLIDAGKLEIASTSALTFSEAGLKRFHENIVEWKSKFVIRPQEISNHPEVIRRMGLIAMNTAIEVDIYGNVNSTHVMGTSMMNGIGGSGDFTRNSHLCIFMTPSLAKDGNISAVVPMVSHTDHNEHSTMVFVTEHGLADLRGCPPKKRAELIINNCAHPIYRDKLREYYENALRVSKGKHTPHDLERALSWHVQFLKTGSMK; via the coding sequence ATGGCCGTTACAAACTCACTGATTGAAGAAAAATTAAAAACTGCAGAAGAAGTGGCAGCACTTCTACCTCAACATGTCACTTTAGGCTGTTCTGGATTTACACCAGCAGGATACCCAAAACTCATTCCGGTTGCCTTTGCTAAAAGAATCGAAGAAGAAAAACTAAAAGGAAAAGATTTTTCTATTAACTTGTATGCCGGAGCCTCCACCGGAGAAGAATTAGATGGTGCTTTGGCAAGGACGGGTGCCTTAAAATTAAGAATTCCCTATCAGTCTAATTCTCATCTTCGAAATCTCATCAACCAAGGGGAAACAGATTTCATCGATATGCACTTATCTCATGTTGTAAAATACATTGAACATGGGATTTTGCCAAAAATTGATGTTGCAATTGTCGAAGCCATTGATGTTACCGTCGATGGAAAAATTTATCTTTCTACTTCATCTGGTATGAGTGCAACATACATCCGCAATGCGGAGTCCATTTATGTTGAGTTGACTGATACACATCCCTTAGAATTAAAGGGATACCATGACATTTATCTCCCAAACCATCATGATAAGGGACTTCCAATCAATATACTGACACCAGGAGATCGAATTGGATTACCATACATCCAAGTTTCTCCCGATAAAATCAAAGGGATTGTTCGTTCCAGTAAACCTGATGCGGCAACTGTTTTTAAAACTCCAGACGAAGATTGCCAGAACATTGCGGCTCATGTATTATCTTTTATACAACATGAAATTAAAATGGGAAGAATTCCAAAAGAATATCTTCCATTCCAAAATGGAGTAGGAAATATTGCTAACGCAGTTCTTGCCAGTATGGCAAAAGATCCAAATTTTCATTCAATACAAATGTATACGGAAGTGGTTCAGGATTCTGTTTTTGATTTAATCGATGCAGGGAAATTGGAAATTGCATCTACGTCTGCATTGACTTTCTCTGAAGCTGGATTAAAAAGATTTCATGAAAATATTGTCGAATGGAAATCCAAGTTTGTCATTCGCCCGCAAGAAATATCCAACCATCCTGAAGTGATTCGACGAATGGGACTTATCGCGATGAATACTGCCATCGAAGTTGATATTTACGGAAATGTAAACTCCACTCACGTGATGGGGACATCAATGATGAACGGGATTGGTGGTTCAGGTGATTTTACGAGAAATTCTCACTTATGTATTTTTATGACGCCGTCGCTTGCTAAAGATGGAAATATTTCTGCTGTGGTTCCAATGGTTTCTCATACAGATCACAACGAACATTCGACAATGGTTTTTGTCACCGAACATGGGTTGGCTGATCTAAGAGGATGTCCTCCTAAAAAAAGAGCAGAACTGATTATCAACAATTGTGCTCATCCCATTTACCGGGATAAACTTCGCGAATATTATGAAAATGCCTTACGTGTTTCTAAAGGGAAACATACTCCGCATGATTTGGAGCGAGCTCTTTCTTGGCATGTACAATTTTTAAAAACAGGAAGTATGAAGTGA
- a CDS encoding zinc ribbon domain-containing protein: MDFLLYLYCLVFGIILIAPFLLFHYRFRLDESPFGKDEDAHLKPIAEKKRNLLDSLKDIRSDFDSGKLTEEEFQIQSLPYIEALDSVELELKIKKTNVTVLSSPKINENWTCSNCGSFVAVPNAKFCPNCGTSKLA; encoded by the coding sequence ATGGATTTTCTCTTGTATCTGTATTGTCTCGTTTTTGGAATCATTCTGATCGCTCCCTTTTTGTTATTTCACTACCGATTTCGACTGGATGAATCTCCATTCGGAAAGGATGAAGATGCCCATCTCAAACCAATTGCTGAAAAAAAAAGAAACCTTCTCGATTCACTCAAAGACATTCGTTCTGATTTTGACTCAGGAAAATTAACAGAAGAAGAGTTCCAAATCCAATCACTGCCATATATAGAAGCTTTGGATTCCGTTGAATTGGAATTAAAAATCAAGAAGACAAATGTAACTGTTTTAAGTTCTCCTAAGATCAATGAAAACTGGACTTGCTCTAACTGTGGTTCGTTTGTTGCTGTACCAAATGCAAAGTTTTGCCCTAACTGCGGAACAAGTAAGCTGGCTTAA